One window of Gavia stellata isolate bGavSte3 chromosome Z, bGavSte3.hap2, whole genome shotgun sequence genomic DNA carries:
- the SYT4 gene encoding synaptotagmin-4 encodes MAPIAASRQQFDEIPTVVGIFSAFGLVFSVSLFAWICCQRKSSKSNKTPPYKFVHVLKGVDIYPENLNSKKKFGADDKSEAKNKSAMPKNSLHLDLEKRDLNGNFPKTSPKIQSSPDLENLSPKHFAERKKDSVSPDSLKSITSLSSEDKQDKLGTLFFSLEYNFEKKAFVVNIKEARGLPAMDEQSMTSDPYIKMTILPEKKHKVKTRVLRKTLDPAFDETFTFYGIPYSQIQDLTLHFMILSFDRFSRDDVIGEVLIPLAGIELSEARLLMDREIIKRNVRKSSGRGELLISLCYQSTTNTLTVVVLKARHLPKSDVSGLSDPYVKVNLYHAKKRISKKKTHVKKCTPNAVFNELFVFDIPCEGLDDISIEFLVLDSDRGSRNEVIGRLTLGSSAEGTGGEHWKEICEYPRRQIAKWHMLCDG; translated from the exons ATGGCTCCGATCGCGGCCAGCCGCCAGCAGTTCG ATGAAATTCCTACAGTGGTTGGGATCTTTAGTGCATTTGGCCTTGTCTTCTCTGTCTCCCTTTTTGCTTGGATCTGCTGTCAACGTAAATCTTCCAAATCCAATAAGACCCCTCCGTATAAGTTTGTCCATGTTCTGAAAGGGGTTGATATTTACCCTGAGAATCTCAACAGTAAGAAGAAGTTTGGAGCAGATGATAAAAGTGAAGCAAAGAACAAATCAGCGATGCCAAAGAATTCTCTCCATCTtgacctggagaagagagatcTAAATGGCAACTTCCCCAAAACATCCCCTAAAATCCAGAGCTCTCCAGATCTTGAAAATTTGTCTCCTAAGCACtttgcagaaaggaagaaagattcAGTATCCCCTGATAGTTTAAAATCCATCACTTCCCTGTCGTCTGAAGATAAACAAGACAAGCTAGGaactctctttttctccttagaGTACAACTTTGAGAAAAAGGCATTTGTAGTGAACATCAAGGAAGCACGTGGGCTGCCAGCAATGGATGAACAGTCAATGACTTCTGATCCCTACATCAAAATGACAATCCTGCCTGAGAAAAAGCACAAGGTGAAAACCAGAGTGCTGAGAAAAACCTTAGATCCAGCTTTCGATGAGACCTTCACGTTTTATGGGATCCCCTATAGCCAAATTCAAGACTTAACACTTCACTTTATGATCTTGAGCTTTGACAGGTTTTCCAGAGATGATGTCATTGGAGAAGTCCTCATTCCCCTCGCAGGAATTGAATTGTCAGAAGCAAGGCTGCTAATGGACAGAGAGATCATCAAAAGAAATGTTAGG AAATCATCTGGGCGTGGCGAATTACTGATCTCTCTCTGTTATCAGTCTACAACAAACACGCTCACTGTGGTTGTTTTAAAAGCCAGGCATCTACCTAAATCTGATGTGTCAGGATTATCAG aCCCTTATGTCAAAGTGAACCTGTACCATGCTAAGAAGAgaatttctaaaaagaaaacccatGTGAAGAAATGCACCCCCAATGCAGTGTTCAATGAATTGTTTGTCTTTGACATTCCTTGTGAGGGCCTTGATGATATCAGCATTGAATTTTTGGTTTTAGATTCAGATAGGGGGTCAAGGAATGAGGTCATTGGTCGGTTAACCTTGGGATCTTCAGCAGAAGGAACAGGTGGAGAGCACTGGAAAGAAATTTGTGAATATCCTAGGAGACAAATTGCCAAATGGCATATGTTGTGTGATGGTTAG